Within the Mus caroli chromosome 10, CAROLI_EIJ_v1.1, whole genome shotgun sequence genome, the region GCTGTAAACTTTAGTGAATGTTTCCGAGGATGTAGCACTGGCTTTTTCCACATATCCCTTTCAAGTTGATAGTTTCCTTTCAGTGAACCTATTGATTTGCATAAAAACAGGTTAGTCTATTTCCTAGATGTTCCAGGCTTCAGCAGATACTTTCTGCACAAGTAGTATTTATAGATGCTACAAAAGTGGATAAGGGTACCCTGATTTCTAGAGAAACTTCACTGATTTTTACATACTCAGGTTCTTCAATGAAACAGAATTACACATGACTTACATTGCTTTACAATGTTATGCTCAATATCTGAACATATATTCTGGTTCAAAATATAAAGTCCGAGTGTTGCAATGTGTAGAAAAAACATGGATCATTTCATTGGACACCTCTATTCTTGATTCACTATACATATGCACCACTCCATCTAGATCACATAGGTTTTTAAAATGACCTATCTTTGAAGTAGAGAATGAGAGGATAATGTAAGATTTAAACAGGAACCCTAAGTGCTCTGAACGTAATACTTCTTGGAACTTTACAATGCATTAATTACAATGGGTAAATAATGTCTTATGCTCTCAATATTTTGGttaatttctttgctttgttaatttcatctttttaaaatttctaaactGTGTGTTTACACATGTACCATGGTGTACATATACTAGTTAGTGAACAACTTACAGGTGTCTATTCTCTAGTTTCTCTATGTGCAAAATAGAGACCACACCAATCTAGTTAAATTTGGCAACAAGTAACCTAAACTGGTGAGAGAACTCATTGGCTTTATTTCAATTTCAACAATATTTATGTTACAATCTGGTGTGTTGGTATGTATAAAACCCAAGTATATTATTCAGAGAAAAACTTCCATGAGTAATGTAGTTATTGAAGAGAATGAAGTCAGGTCAACAAGCTTAGCAACAACCACCTTCACTCCCTAAGATAATTCTCTGCTATTCATTTGTGATTCTGAGAAAATGTTAAGAACAAGTATATTTTCCTTAGTATAAACTTGTGTAATACAAAAAATaatgacaacataaataacattttcatttacaCAGATTTTACTATTTAAATTGTGATGAGACAATGGGTTCTGTTATTCTTAGATGACAACACGTTTGCAGTTTGAAAAGGAGACAGCATTTTAATGATGTAATAGTTGTACTGTTACTCAAAAACCAGTGAGAGAACTTAGTGGAGAGAGTGAATATGGTTTGAAATACTATATCTCATTTACTATCCTTCAGGggaattttcttctttgtctgtATGCTTTCTTTCATGCTTTTGAAGGGTACCAAGATGTGCAAAGGATATACCACATTTCTTACATTCAAagagtttctctccagtatgatttttttcatgcaTGTGAAGGCTACTGCGATATGAAAAGGTTTTACAACAATGCTTACATTgaaagggtttctctccagtatgaattctttcatgtatttgaagatAGCTGGAACAGGCAAAGGTTTTACCACACTGGTTACATTcgtaaggcttctctccagtatgacttGTTTCATGTAGTCTAAGACTACTGcgatatgcaaaggctttaccacattgattacattcataaggcttctctccagtatgaatcctttcatgcctttgaagatgactgtgatatgcaaaggctttaccacattgattgcatttatagggtttctctccagtatgaattctttcatgcatTTTAACATGGCTGTTACGTGCAAAGGTTTTACCACATTGACTGCATTTatatggtttctctccagtatgaattctttcatgtatttGCCGGGTACTGTGACatgtaaaggctttaccacaatgattacattcatagggtttctctccagtgtgcgTTCTTTCATGCTTGTGAAGACTATTGCTATAtgcaaaggctttcccacattgatGACACTTATAGGGTTGCTCACCAGTATGAATTCTCTCATGTATTTGAAGATTACCATtacatgcaaaggctttaccacactgactgcattcatagggtttctcaccAGTGTGAGTTCTTTGATGCTTGTGAAAATGACTTTTATATGCAAAAAAtttaccacactgattacattcatagggtttctttctagtatgaattctttcatgtatttgaagGTAATTAGGACATGCAAAGGTTTTACCACATTGATGATATTCATACCTTGTGTCCCTAGTATTCATCCTACATATCTGATGATTACTGTGAAATGTAACGTCTTTATCTCCTTCATTATATTCATAGGATGTTATTTTGGAACTAGTTCTTTGGTGTAATTGTAAAGAGGCCTTATCACATTGAATATAATCATAGAGATACTCTTCATTGTAGGCTGTGTTCTGTATTTGAAGATACCTGTGAT harbors:
- the LOC110303099 gene encoding zinc finger protein 431-like isoform X1 is translated as MDAVTFMDVHVNFSQEEWALLNPSQKSLYKDVMLETYWNLTCIGYEWEDHNSEECCQSSRRHGRYFNSSQYSTCKAKGYGKKQYTSLFPKTIRRYVVIPTMRRHGECDISLQVNGFPASMGIHQNTPIGEKPYEYKEYGKSPVRPGLLCICSVTHTIGKCYDCDQCGKDLSSSFSLQRCKISHIGKGHDGCEPSSKSFNYHRYLQIQNTAYNEEYLYDYIQCDKASLQLHQRTSSKITSYEYNEGDKDVTFHSNHQICRMNTRDTRYEYHQCGKTFACPNYLQIHERIHTRKKPYECNQCGKFFAYKSHFHKHQRTHTGEKPYECSQCGKAFACNGNLQIHERIHTGEQPYKCHQCGKAFAYSNSLHKHERTHTGEKPYECNHCGKAFTCHSTRQIHERIHTGEKPYKCSQCGKTFARNSHVKMHERIHTGEKPYKCNQCGKAFAYHSHLQRHERIHTGEKPYECNQCGKAFAYRSSLRLHETSHTGEKPYECNQCGKTFACSSYLQIHERIHTGEKPFQCKHCCKTFSYRSSLHMHEKNHTGEKLFECKKCGISFAHLGTLQKHERKHTDKEENSPEG
- the LOC110303099 gene encoding zinc finger protein OZF-like isoform X2; translated protein: MWKLIHNVPLKIFIMYPEVLMKKKIMYFNSSQYSTCKAKGYGKKQYTSLFPKTIRRYVVIPTMRRHGECDISLQVNGFPASMGIHQNTPIGEKPYEYKEYGKSPVRPGLLCICSVTHTIGKCYDCDQCGKDLSSSFSLQRCKISHIGKGHDGCEPSSKSFNYHRYLQIQNTAYNEEYLYDYIQCDKASLQLHQRTSSKITSYEYNEGDKDVTFHSNHQICRMNTRDTRYEYHQCGKTFACPNYLQIHERIHTRKKPYECNQCGKFFAYKSHFHKHQRTHTGEKPYECSQCGKAFACNGNLQIHERIHTGEQPYKCHQCGKAFAYSNSLHKHERTHTGEKPYECNHCGKAFTCHSTRQIHERIHTGEKPYKCSQCGKTFARNSHVKMHERIHTGEKPYKCNQCGKAFAYHSHLQRHERIHTGEKPYECNQCGKAFAYRSSLRLHETSHTGEKPYECNQCGKTFACSSYLQIHERIHTGEKPFQCKHCCKTFSYRSSLHMHEKNHTGEKLFECKKCGISFAHLGTLQKHERKHTDKEENSPEG